The Lutra lutra chromosome 10, mLutLut1.2, whole genome shotgun sequence genome contains a region encoding:
- the RRP8 gene encoding ribosomal RNA-processing protein 8 encodes MFEEPEWAEEPPVATDLRPVASRPPPASASQIKGSKHRQLLATLRALEAASLPQQSPSLPDSDSEEDVVERKKKRLKKSSSASASIDVEKKRKKKCQKQGPHGSDYEEKEVKRKKKCLRGILNASDPAEEQKRKRKCQKQAPSNPAQHLDKDNKTGSKAWKSTATNNQSKLSPGSTSANPPQTLSRKQWRNRQKNKRRHKNKFRPPDQAPAAAPTEETEMPPAPSPDNHEDRAGALRARMAQRLDGARFRYLNEQLYSGPSSAAQRLFQEDPEAFLLYHRGFQSQVKKWPLQPVDRIAKDLRQRPASLVVADFGCGDCRLASSIRNPVHCFDLASLDPRVTVCDMAQVPLEDESVDVAVFCLSLMGTNIRDFLEEANRVLKQGGLLKVAEVSSRFEDVRTFLGAVTKLGFKVISKDLTNSHFFLFDFEKTGPPRVGPKAQLTGLKLQPCLYKRR; translated from the exons GGCTCTAAGCACCGTCAGCTCTTGGCTACTTTACGGGCCCTGGAGGCAGCATCTCTTCCCCAGCAATCCCCCAGCCTGCCTGACAGTGACTCTGAGGAGGATGtggtggaaaggaagaaaaaacgcCTGAAAAAGTCCTCATCTGCTAGTGCTTCTATTGACgtagagaagaagaggaagaagaaatgtcAAAAACAGGGTCCACATGGCAGTGACtatgaagaaaaggaagtaaaaaggaagaaaaagtgccTCAGAGGGATTCTCAATGCCAGTGACCCTGctgaagaacagaagagaaagaggaagtgccAGAAACAGGCCCCCTCAAACCCTGCCCAGCATCTAGACAAGGATAACAAAACAG GTTCCAAAGCTTGGAAGAGTACTGCTACAAATAATCAATCCAAACTGAGTCCTGGCTCTACTTCTGCCAACCCCCCCCAGACCTTGAGTCGCAAGCAGTGGCGGAACCGGCAGAAGAACAAACGTAGACATAAGAACAAGTTTCGGCCACCTGACCAGGCTCCAGCCGCAGCGCCCACAGAGGAGACAGAGATGccgcctgcccccagcccagatAATCATGAGGATCGGGCAGGGGCTCTGCGAGCCCGCATGGCACAGCGGCTGGACGGTGCCCGATTTCGCTACCTCAATGAACAGCTATACTCAGGGCCTAGCAGTGCTGCACAGCGTCTCTTCCAGGAAGACCCTGAGGCCTTTCTCCTCTATCACCGTGGCTTCCAGAGCCAAGTCAAGAAGTGGCCACTGCAGCCAGTGGACCGCATCGCCAAGGATCTTCGCCAGCG GCCCGCGTCCCTGGTGGTAGCTGACTTCGGCTGCGGGGACTGCCGCCTGGCCTCAAGTATCCGGAACCCTGTGCACTGCTTTGACTTGGCCTCTCTGGACCCCAGGGTCACTGTGTGTGACATGGCCCAG GTGCCTCTGGAGGATGAATCTGTGGATGTGGCTGTGTTCTGCCTTTCCCTGATGGGAACCAACATCAGGGACTTCCTAGAGGAGGCAAATCGAGTGCTGAAACAAGG GGGTCTCTTGAAAGTGGCTGAAGTCAGTAGCCGGTTTGAAGATGTTCGGACCTTTCTGGGGGCTGTGACCAAACTGGGCTTCAAGGTCATCTCCAAG GATCTTACCAACAGCCACTTCTTCTTGTTTGACTTTGAAAAGACTGGGCCTCCTCGGGTAGGGCCCAAGGCTCAGCTCACAGGCCTGAAGCTTCAGCCATGTCTCTACAAGCGCAGGTGA